A DNA window from Bacillus carboniphilus contains the following coding sequences:
- the mnhG gene encoding monovalent cation/H(+) antiporter subunit G produces MTETIIEVLVAFFIGIGALLSLVATFGVIRLPDIYTRNHAASKSATLGIMMILIGTFLYFWQMEGHFNSRIILAIFFIFLTSPVAGHLIARAAYNSGVKLWEKSKYDDLQKEESSSKEM; encoded by the coding sequence ATGACCGAGACAATCATTGAAGTCCTTGTCGCCTTTTTCATTGGAATAGGGGCCCTTCTCTCTTTGGTAGCAACCTTTGGGGTTATACGTTTACCAGATATTTATACGCGTAACCATGCGGCCTCAAAAAGTGCTACTCTTGGCATTATGATGATTTTAATTGGGACGTTTTTATACTTCTGGCAAATGGAAGGTCACTTTAATTCAAGAATTATATTAGCGATTTTCTTTATCTTTTTGACTTCTCCTGTAGCTGGCCATCTAATTGCACGTGCTGCCTATAATTCTGGCGTAAAGCTTTGGGAAAAAAGCAAATATGATGACCTTCAAAAGGAAGAATCTTCTTCCAAAGAAATGTAG
- a CDS encoding divergent PAP2 family protein — protein MELFLNFPLVAAISAIIFAQFIKIPISFVATKKWDWSLFNSTGGMPSSHSAGVTALTTGVAIVEGVSSTLFAVSTVFAIIVMYDSSGVRRQTGEQAIAINLLMKDFQKLVSDAKNWPKSPEEKRQELEEVLGHKPIEVFFGAITGIILALILGSFFS, from the coding sequence ATGGAACTATTTTTAAACTTTCCCCTGGTTGCTGCGATCTCTGCCATTATTTTTGCTCAATTCATAAAAATCCCTATCTCATTTGTTGCGACAAAAAAGTGGGATTGGTCGCTCTTTAATAGTACAGGTGGAATGCCCAGCAGTCATTCAGCTGGTGTAACCGCTTTAACAACAGGGGTGGCCATTGTAGAGGGTGTTTCCTCAACACTATTTGCTGTTTCAACAGTATTTGCCATTATTGTCATGTATGATTCCTCCGGAGTACGCCGGCAGACAGGTGAGCAAGCCATTGCAATCAATTTGTTAATGAAGGATTTCCAAAAGTTAGTTTCTGACGCAAAAAACTGGCCAAAAAGCCCTGAGGAAAAAAGGCAGGAATTAGAGGAAGTACTGGGGCACAAGCCCATTGAAGTTTTTTTCGGAGCAATTACTGGTATTATTTTAGCACTTATACTCGGTTCATTTTTCAGCTAA
- a CDS encoding Na+/H+ antiporter family protein, translated as MNAVVISVLIMLVLSLARIHVVIALAVGALVGGIVGGISLNDTVQIFTEGLGNSASVALSYALLGAFAVVISKTGLPDLLIQWVIKLSSKKGESQNKAKLKALIILLILLMAIFSQNLIPVHIAFIPILIPPLLKLFNELQLDRRLVVSVLTFGLVAPYVLLPVGFGQIFQGIIKDNMALNGMVVQSTDIPKALLIPTFGLVVGLLIAIFVSYRKPKQYGQSEEVVLEEVSINKKAIAFSIIAIVVALGIQLYLDSMIFGALAGIAFLYLTGVVKGKQGDESLTQGMKMMAFIGFVMLAANGFANVIKATGDVETLVEASAGYINNQQWLGALLMLIVGLLVTMGIGSSFSTIPIIATIFVPLCMELGFSPMATIALIGTAGALGDAGSPVSDSTLGPTSGLNADGQHNHIWDTCVPTFLHFNIPLIVFGWLASLIL; from the coding sequence ATGAATGCGGTTGTTATTTCAGTTCTCATCATGCTTGTCTTAAGCTTAGCTCGCATACATGTGGTCATTGCTTTGGCAGTAGGTGCCTTAGTGGGTGGTATCGTTGGTGGTATTTCATTAAATGATACTGTACAAATTTTTACCGAAGGACTTGGAAATAGTGCAAGTGTTGCGTTGAGTTATGCCCTTCTTGGAGCATTTGCAGTAGTTATTTCAAAAACGGGTCTTCCTGATTTGTTAATTCAATGGGTTATAAAGCTTTCTTCCAAAAAGGGAGAAAGTCAAAACAAAGCTAAATTAAAAGCTCTGATTATTTTACTAATATTGTTGATGGCCATATTCTCTCAAAATCTAATTCCAGTACACATAGCTTTTATTCCAATTTTAATTCCGCCATTATTGAAGTTATTCAATGAACTTCAATTAGATCGTCGTTTAGTGGTGAGTGTTTTAACTTTTGGCTTAGTGGCACCATATGTTTTACTTCCGGTTGGATTCGGACAAATATTCCAAGGGATCATCAAAGATAACATGGCTCTTAATGGAATGGTGGTACAAAGTACAGATATTCCAAAAGCATTGCTTATACCAACATTTGGTCTGGTTGTCGGCTTGTTAATAGCTATTTTCGTGTCTTATCGAAAGCCAAAGCAATATGGTCAAAGTGAAGAGGTTGTATTAGAGGAAGTAAGTATTAACAAAAAAGCGATTGCCTTTTCTATCATTGCAATAGTGGTTGCGCTAGGTATTCAGTTATATTTAGATTCCATGATTTTTGGAGCACTAGCGGGAATTGCCTTTTTATACCTAACTGGAGTTGTTAAAGGAAAGCAAGGCGATGAATCGTTAACTCAAGGTATGAAAATGATGGCTTTCATAGGATTCGTTATGCTTGCAGCTAACGGATTTGCCAATGTCATTAAAGCAACAGGTGATGTTGAAACATTAGTAGAAGCATCTGCTGGATATATCAATAATCAACAATGGCTTGGTGCATTACTTATGTTGATTGTTGGATTACTAGTTACGATGGGAATCGGTTCATCATTCTCAACTATTCCTATTATTGCAACTATTTTTGTACCACTTTGTATGGAATTAGGCTTTAGTCCGATGGCAACGATTGCGCTTATAGGAACTGCAGGTGCATTAGGAGATGCTGGTTCTCCTGTTTCCGATAGTACTCTTGGTCCTACATCAGGGCTGAACGCTGATGGACAACACAACCATATTTGGGATACCTGTGTGCCAACGTTCCTACACTTTAATATACCTTTAATTGTATTCGGATGGTTAGCATCCTTAATCCTATAG
- a CDS encoding asparagine synthase — translation MYRIREGLIPTILGAIVTTLGIVLGQNRKVDKMLSSTVLGFGLAHIVLGIIDLFEHRY, via the coding sequence ATGTATCGAATTCGTGAGGGGTTAATCCCAACCATCTTGGGTGCCATTGTGACAACGCTCGGCATTGTTTTAGGTCAAAATCGTAAAGTAGACAAAATGCTCTCAAGTACTGTGCTAGGCTTCGGTCTTGCTCATATCGTTTTAGGTATTATTGATTTATTTGAACATCGTTATTAA
- a CDS encoding Na+/H+ antiporter subunit E: MAFQMLLNVFLAFIWMFLQDTYDSQTFLVGYILGLLILFGMRRYFHSRFYVARAWAIVKLILIFFKELLLANLSVLKLILKPKLDIQPGIFALPTDLKRDWEITVLSLLITLTPGTLVISVSEDQKTLFVHAMNLGEIQDEINAIKSSFEKAIMEVSR; this comes from the coding sequence ATGGCTTTTCAAATGTTGTTAAATGTTTTTCTTGCATTCATATGGATGTTTCTACAAGACACCTATGACAGCCAAACATTCCTAGTTGGATATATCCTTGGTCTTCTTATCCTTTTTGGAATGAGGCGATACTTTCATTCAAGGTTTTATGTAGCACGGGCTTGGGCAATTGTAAAACTAATCTTGATTTTCTTTAAAGAACTTTTACTCGCCAATCTATCCGTTCTTAAGTTAATTTTAAAACCAAAGCTTGATATTCAACCTGGTATTTTTGCTCTCCCAACTGATTTAAAGAGGGACTGGGAGATTACCGTTCTATCACTACTTATTACATTAACTCCAGGAACACTTGTGATTTCGGTATCAGAGGATCAAAAAACGTTATTCGTACATGCTATGAACTTAGGTGAAATACAGGATGAGATTAACGCCATTAAAAGTTCATTCGAAAAAGCAATTATGGAGGTGAGTCGTTAA
- a CDS encoding Na(+)/H(+) antiporter subunit F1: MLETVLTISLIAVSLSMLGLIFRVIKGPSTPDRVIALDGIGINLIAIVAIISILLKTNAFLEVILLIGVLAFIGTVAFSKFLEKGVVIEHDRDNH, translated from the coding sequence ATGCTCGAAACAGTACTAACTATCTCCCTGATTGCGGTTTCACTGTCTATGTTAGGCCTTATTTTTCGTGTCATTAAAGGACCTTCAACTCCTGACAGAGTCATTGCCCTTGACGGAATTGGAATCAACCTAATAGCTATTGTGGCGATCATTTCAATTCTTTTAAAAACGAATGCTTTTTTAGAGGTCATTCTTTTAATTGGAGTTCTTGCTTTTATTGGTACAGTAGCTTTTTCCAAATTCTTAGAGAAGGGAGTTGTCATTGAACATGACCGAGACAATCATTGA
- a CDS encoding DedA family protein, whose amino-acid sequence MELESIAEVVDQFGYVGLFLWLWLGVFGAPIPNEVIVLTVGFISSSEVLVIGYAFFVVYLGIVCALTTTYLLGRCVGSPLLLQLKKYKRFSHSIDRSLNFMNKYHTFSLPLSYFLPGLRNLVPFLYGVSKLKYKTFAILAYSAAFVWTVALFQIGYWFGEEIDTLRIYFREAVLVGLAGLGVTAYFIWRKRKRVREH is encoded by the coding sequence TTGGAGCTAGAATCGATTGCTGAAGTTGTCGACCAGTTTGGTTATGTTGGACTATTTTTGTGGCTTTGGTTAGGTGTTTTTGGAGCACCGATTCCCAATGAAGTCATTGTTCTGACGGTTGGATTTATTAGTTCATCGGAAGTTCTAGTTATTGGATATGCATTTTTTGTGGTCTATTTAGGTATTGTCTGTGCCTTAACTACTACTTATCTTTTAGGGAGATGTGTCGGAAGCCCGCTACTGTTACAGTTGAAAAAATATAAGCGGTTTAGTCATTCTATAGACCGTTCACTAAATTTTATGAATAAGTATCATACATTTTCCCTCCCACTTAGCTATTTTTTACCTGGATTGAGGAATTTGGTGCCTTTTCTATATGGGGTAAGTAAGCTAAAATATAAAACTTTTGCAATCCTAGCATATTCTGCAGCATTTGTTTGGACTGTGGCCCTGTTCCAAATCGGGTACTGGTTTGGAGAAGAAATTGATACTCTTCGAATTTATTTTAGAGAGGCTGTTTTGGTCGGACTGGCAGGACTAGGCGTCACGGCGTATTTTATTTGGAGAAAAAGGAAAAGAGTCAGAGAACATTAG
- a CDS encoding leucyl aminopeptidase has protein sequence MFTIERNFNWNQQYDALVIGLWDQPLQLDGLLGEVNSKLHNQLEEIIKTGEISKKSKEIGSVFTLGNFGTKRIITVGLGKKASVTTETIKEALGKLFKQLNGKVKSISVDLSSFTSESVAIEDAGFVLGESLALSTYTYSGYKQKSNEPEKHIEQVSVISEEEEVLASLQTGYIFGKGTNSARTLVNTPGNMLTATDMAEYAAHLAETYGFEKEILEKEDMEKLGMGALLAVNQGSTEPPKLIVLKYQGKSEWKDVIGLVGKGVTFDTGGYSIKPKDGIVGMKTDMGGAAAVLGAMEIIGELKPEQNVVAVIPATDNMINGNAFKPDDVITAMSGLTIEVSNTDAEGRLVLADAITYAKHHGAGYLVDVATLTGGVIVALGTHTTGAMTNNETWFEQVLEASHEAGEPIWRLPITDKDVKRIRSSKVADLNNSPGREGHAIMGGTFILQFAEDTPWVHLDIAGTATSKADYELGPAGATGVMARTLAVLVENFTADHK, from the coding sequence ATGTTTACGATTGAAAGAAATTTTAACTGGAATCAACAATACGACGCACTTGTGATTGGATTATGGGATCAGCCACTCCAATTAGACGGTCTTCTAGGTGAGGTAAACAGTAAACTACATAATCAGTTAGAAGAAATTATTAAAACAGGTGAGATATCAAAAAAAAGTAAAGAGATTGGGTCTGTTTTCACGTTAGGAAACTTTGGAACCAAAAGAATTATAACAGTTGGTTTAGGCAAAAAAGCTAGTGTGACCACTGAAACCATTAAGGAAGCTTTAGGGAAACTATTTAAACAGTTGAATGGAAAAGTTAAGAGTATTAGTGTAGATTTATCTAGCTTCACGAGTGAATCAGTGGCTATTGAAGATGCTGGTTTTGTTTTGGGTGAGTCACTTGCATTGTCTACGTATACATATAGTGGGTATAAACAAAAATCAAATGAACCTGAAAAGCATATTGAACAAGTTTCTGTAATCAGTGAAGAAGAAGAGGTGTTGGCGTCACTTCAAACGGGCTATATCTTCGGTAAAGGAACGAATTCTGCCCGGACACTTGTAAATACGCCAGGAAATATGCTGACGGCAACAGATATGGCTGAATATGCTGCACATCTAGCAGAAACCTATGGATTTGAAAAAGAAATTCTTGAAAAAGAAGACATGGAGAAGCTTGGAATGGGTGCCTTGCTCGCAGTAAACCAAGGTTCAACAGAACCACCTAAGTTGATTGTATTAAAATACCAAGGTAAATCAGAATGGAAAGATGTAATCGGTCTAGTAGGGAAAGGTGTTACTTTCGATACAGGCGGTTACTCTATCAAACCAAAAGACGGTATCGTTGGAATGAAAACAGATATGGGTGGAGCTGCAGCGGTATTAGGTGCAATGGAAATCATCGGAGAATTAAAACCTGAACAAAATGTGGTAGCAGTCATTCCAGCTACAGATAATATGATCAATGGTAATGCCTTCAAACCAGATGATGTCATTACAGCTATGAGTGGACTGACGATTGAGGTTTCTAATACTGATGCAGAAGGTCGTCTCGTATTAGCAGATGCTATCACTTATGCGAAACATCATGGAGCAGGGTATTTAGTTGATGTAGCGACTTTAACCGGTGGAGTCATTGTAGCACTTGGCACACATACCACAGGGGCTATGACAAATAATGAAACGTGGTTTGAACAAGTTTTAGAAGCTTCACATGAAGCAGGAGAGCCAATCTGGCGTCTCCCAATTACAGACAAGGATGTAAAACGGATTAGAAGTAGTAAAGTAGCAGATCTTAATAATTCACCTGGAAGAGAAGGACACGCGATTATGGGCGGAACCTTTATCTTACAATTTGCTGAAGATACACCATGGGTCCATTTAGATATTGCGGGTACGGCTACATCTAAGGCAGACTATGAACTAGGTCCAGCAGGTGCTACCGGCGTTATGGCTAGAACACTGGCTGTGTTAGTTGAGAACTTCACTGCTGATCATAAATAA
- a CDS encoding Na+/H+ antiporter subunit D, with translation MSNLLIYPLLIPLLTAILLIFFKSVPLQRTLSVISTLLTTLAAGLLIYANQSDGIQSVNLGNWAAPFGISLVSDMLSALLVTTSSFITLVCLLYAFRTIGEDREKFYFYPVVQFLLLGVNGAFTTGDIFNLFVFFEVMLMSSYVLIVLGGTKIQLRESLKYILVNIISSSLFVIGVAYLYSVTGTLNMAHLSVRIAEVGTEGTGVLTVIAVLFLVVFGLKGAIFPLFFWLPGSYYAPPIPVMALFGALLTKVGVYSIMRTYTLIFQQDVAFTHSLLGWLALLTIVFGVIGAIAYWDIKKIIIYNIMIAVGVILFGVSTMSEAGLTGSIFYIIHDMIIKAALFLLVGVIIAITGTSNLKEISGLIKRYPLLAWTFFISALVLAGIPPFSGFVGKILIAQGGFYEGEMVGSLVVIFSSLFVLFSVMKIFINGFWGTPKNWSKEDQVPVKRLLLPCMLLVTVSVLYGFGAELTEPFISKAAESLIDPSVYVDAVLKE, from the coding sequence ATGAGTAATCTACTAATTTATCCATTATTAATTCCATTACTTACAGCCATTTTGTTAATATTCTTTAAAAGTGTACCTTTACAAAGAACCCTTTCCGTCATTTCGACACTACTTACTACATTGGCAGCAGGTTTACTCATTTATGCCAATCAGAGTGATGGAATTCAAAGTGTAAATCTGGGTAACTGGGCAGCTCCTTTTGGAATTAGCTTAGTATCAGATATGTTATCAGCACTTTTAGTAACTACTTCAAGTTTTATCACTTTAGTTTGCCTCCTATATGCGTTTAGGACGATTGGAGAGGATCGAGAAAAGTTTTATTTTTATCCTGTTGTACAATTCCTCTTATTAGGGGTTAATGGTGCCTTTACAACAGGAGATATCTTCAATTTATTTGTCTTTTTTGAAGTCATGCTTATGTCTTCATATGTGCTTATAGTGTTAGGTGGAACGAAAATACAATTACGCGAATCATTGAAGTATATATTAGTTAACATTATCTCTTCATCCCTTTTTGTTATCGGTGTAGCCTATTTGTACTCTGTAACTGGGACACTAAATATGGCACACCTCTCTGTTCGAATTGCAGAGGTCGGTACTGAAGGGACCGGTGTACTTACAGTAATAGCTGTCTTATTCCTTGTAGTGTTTGGGTTAAAAGGGGCCATTTTCCCATTGTTCTTTTGGTTACCAGGTTCGTATTATGCACCACCTATCCCGGTTATGGCATTATTCGGGGCATTACTTACCAAGGTTGGAGTCTACTCCATCATGAGAACTTACACCCTCATTTTCCAACAAGACGTTGCTTTTACACACTCTTTACTTGGTTGGCTTGCATTACTCACCATCGTATTTGGAGTGATCGGAGCAATTGCATATTGGGATATTAAGAAAATCATTATCTATAATATCATGATTGCAGTGGGTGTGATCCTTTTTGGAGTATCCACCATGTCAGAAGCAGGTTTAACTGGCTCAATCTTTTATATCATTCACGATATGATTATCAAAGCGGCTCTTTTCCTATTAGTTGGTGTGATCATTGCTATCACAGGTACAAGCAACTTAAAAGAAATTAGCGGCTTAATCAAAAGATACCCACTTCTCGCTTGGACTTTCTTTATTTCAGCCCTTGTTCTTGCAGGGATTCCACCCTTTAGTGGATTTGTTGGAAAAATTTTAATTGCACAGGGCGGGTTCTATGAAGGTGAAATGGTCGGTAGTCTAGTTGTTATATTCTCAAGTCTTTTTGTTTTATTTTCTGTTATGAAAATATTCATCAACGGTTTCTGGGGAACCCCAAAGAATTGGAGTAAAGAAGATCAGGTACCTGTAAAGAGACTACTGCTTCCATGTATGTTATTAGTTACCGTTTCTGTTTTATATGGGTTTGGTGCAGAATTAACAGAACCGTTTATTTCTAAAGCAGCAGAAAGCTTAATCGACCCTTCTGTTTATGTTGATGCTGTTTTAAAGGAGTAG